One Flavobacterium sp. 90 DNA segment encodes these proteins:
- a CDS encoding reprolysin-like metallopeptidase, with the protein MKKQLLLLLIIFCCAQIQAQSDDLWQKVSSNTALSKRTGTSDSDRLYYKLNAESLQAKLSSTTNKSSKSTTTTIAIPNAKGALERFQVWESSNFEPELQAKYPEIRAYEGSGLDDKTAKIHFSVAPIGMQTMVIRADKPTEFIEQNPDDKTGYVLFTSNHSLNSTSKLVCGLKDVVSKNKSTKKTAKTTASNKVFKTLRLALSCTGEYTAFFGGTKAGALAGMNASMTRVNGVFNKDLAVQLILIANNDAIIYTNATTDPYSKASDGTADYPGTSDYQVWNIEAQNNITSVIGEANYDIGHLFGASGGGGNAGCIGCICSSPPSVNTIGKGSAYTSPSNGIPQGDTFDIDFVAHELGHQLGATHTFSYSIEGTGTSVEPGSGSTLMGYAGITDYDVQNNSDDYFAYASILQIQENLATLNCPVSTPLTNNPPVIDAGLDYTIPISTAFVLKGTGSDPEGDSVTYTWEENDSATTTDKSTSIAYPTKPDGPLFRSMRPVSSPIRYMPSYDSVLQNKLTTTWESVSDIARTLNFTLTGRDNAAQGKAQTYTDAMVVTVASFAGPFAVTSHKDKNVSWTQGLSQTVTWSVNNTNTLVGSSTVNIKLSTDEGLTFPITLAANTPNDGSEVITLPASVPSSKNCRILIEPVSNIYYALNSTPFAIGYTSKTICDTYSFGSAFSIPYSTTYTSKTVTVPASTGVIEDVNVSINVTHDRLSDLEIQVINPQGTAVVLFNKACTDVASTLVAQFDDDGVNLDCSKITSQIVLPVDALNVFNGQNPQGNWTFRVRDAVLGKFGTINSASINICSQTFTLGTEDFNTIDFVLYPNPSKGNFTVQFESDATNRVQVYVHDILGKKVYSNSFDPTSNFDQNIQLPQVSAGIYLVTVIDGDKRTVKKIVVN; encoded by the coding sequence ATGAAAAAACAATTACTTTTATTATTGATTATATTTTGTTGTGCCCAAATTCAAGCGCAAAGTGATGATTTATGGCAAAAAGTTAGTTCAAATACAGCACTTAGTAAAAGAACAGGTACAAGTGATTCAGATAGATTATACTATAAATTAAATGCTGAATCTCTACAAGCAAAATTATCTTCTACAACAAATAAAAGTTCAAAAAGTACTACGACTACAATTGCAATTCCGAATGCAAAAGGCGCTTTAGAGCGATTTCAGGTTTGGGAATCTTCGAATTTTGAACCGGAATTGCAAGCTAAATATCCGGAAATCAGAGCTTATGAAGGAAGCGGTTTGGACGATAAAACGGCTAAAATTCACTTTAGTGTAGCGCCAATAGGTATGCAGACTATGGTAATTCGTGCTGATAAACCAACAGAATTTATAGAGCAAAATCCGGATGATAAAACCGGATATGTATTGTTTACCTCAAATCACAGTCTTAATAGCACTTCTAAATTAGTTTGCGGACTTAAAGATGTTGTTTCAAAAAATAAGTCAACAAAAAAGACAGCAAAAACAACTGCAAGTAATAAAGTTTTCAAAACTTTGCGATTAGCATTGTCTTGTACAGGAGAATATACTGCTTTTTTTGGAGGCACAAAAGCCGGAGCATTAGCGGGTATGAATGCTTCTATGACAAGAGTTAATGGTGTTTTTAATAAAGATTTAGCGGTACAATTAATTTTGATTGCCAATAATGATGCAATAATTTATACAAATGCAACGACAGATCCTTATTCTAAAGCCAGTGATGGAACAGCAGATTATCCTGGTACAAGTGATTATCAAGTGTGGAATATTGAAGCACAGAATAATATAACAAGTGTAATAGGTGAGGCAAATTATGACATAGGTCATTTGTTTGGAGCTTCTGGAGGAGGAGGAAATGCAGGTTGTATAGGTTGTATTTGCAGTAGCCCTCCATCAGTAAATACTATTGGTAAAGGAAGTGCATATACATCTCCATCAAATGGAATACCTCAGGGAGATACTTTTGATATTGATTTTGTAGCGCATGAATTGGGTCATCAACTAGGTGCAACTCATACTTTTTCTTATTCTATTGAAGGTACAGGAACTAGTGTTGAACCAGGAAGCGGTTCTACGCTTATGGGTTATGCAGGAATTACGGATTATGATGTTCAAAACAATTCGGATGATTATTTTGCTTATGCCAGTATTTTGCAAATTCAGGAAAATCTTGCCACACTAAACTGTCCGGTTAGTACGCCTTTAACTAATAATCCTCCCGTAATTGACGCCGGTTTAGATTATACGATTCCTATTAGTACGGCATTTGTTTTAAAAGGTACAGGTTCTGATCCTGAAGGGGATTCTGTTACTTATACCTGGGAAGAAAATGATAGTGCCACTACAACAGATAAAAGTACTAGTATTGCATATCCCACAAAACCAGATGGTCCATTGTTTAGATCAATGCGACCTGTAAGTTCACCAATTCGATATATGCCAAGTTATGATTCAGTACTTCAAAATAAGCTGACGACAACTTGGGAATCTGTTTCGGATATTGCAAGAACACTAAATTTTACATTAACCGGACGTGATAATGCAGCTCAGGGAAAAGCTCAAACCTATACAGATGCTATGGTGGTAACTGTTGCTTCATTTGCCGGACCATTTGCAGTTACTTCACACAAAGATAAAAATGTAAGTTGGACTCAGGGATTGAGTCAAACAGTAACTTGGAGTGTCAATAATACAAATACTTTGGTTGGATCTTCGACAGTAAATATAAAATTGTCTACAGATGAAGGATTGACTTTTCCGATAACTCTTGCGGCAAATACACCAAATGATGGTTCCGAAGTTATCACACTTCCGGCAAGTGTACCTTCATCAAAAAATTGCAGAATCTTGATTGAACCAGTTTCAAATATTTATTATGCATTAAATAGTACGCCATTTGCAATAGGATATACTTCAAAAACAATCTGCGATACTTATAGTTTCGGAAGTGCTTTCAGTATTCCGTATTCAACTACTTATACTTCTAAAACGGTAACAGTACCAGCATCAACAGGAGTAATTGAGGATGTAAATGTTTCGATAAATGTAACACACGACAGACTTTCTGATTTAGAGATCCAAGTTATAAATCCGCAAGGAACAGCTGTTGTTTTGTTTAATAAAGCCTGTACAGATGTAGCTTCTACCTTAGTTGCGCAGTTTGATGACGACGGAGTAAATTTGGATTGTAGTAAAATAACCTCGCAAATTGTACTTCCGGTTGATGCTTTGAATGTTTTTAATGGTCAGAATCCACAAGGGAATTGGACTTTTAGAGTTCGTGATGCTGTTTTGGGGAAATTTGGAACAATAAATTCAGCTTCGATAAACATTTGCAGTCAGACATTTACATTAGGAACAGAGGATTTCAATACCATAGATTTTGTTCTTTATCCAAATCCAAGTAAAGGAAATTTTACTGTTCAATTTGAAAGTGACGCCACTAATAGAGTTCAGGTTTATGTACACGATATTTTAGGCAAAAAAGTTTATTCTAACTCTTTTGATCCTACTTCTAATTTTGATCAGAATATTCAATTGCCACAAGTATCTGCAGGAATTTATCTTGTAACAGTAATTGATGGAGATAAAAGAACAGTTAAGAAAATTGTTGTGAATTAA